The following are encoded in a window of uncultured Sphaerochaeta sp. genomic DNA:
- a CDS encoding ATP-binding protein produces MAVPAHGAGAYTVGVDAPAGHQVLDRLAQLLGIPAGAVLLQECIKALIITTNLPFNEWGKFFTDEQLAAAIIAEGTFYIEG; encoded by the coding sequence ATGGCTGTCCCTGCTCACGGCGCAGGCGCGTACACTGTCGGGGTTGATGCACCTGCGGGTCACCAGGTATTGGACCGCCTGGCACAGCTCCTGGGCATTCCTGCGGGTGCAGTGCTTCTCCAGGAATGCATCAAGGCACTGATCATCACCACAAACCTGCCCTTCAACGAGTGGGGCAAGTTCTTCACCGATGAGCAGCTTGCAGCAGCCATCATTGCGGAAGGAACGTTTTATATTGAGGGTTAG
- a CDS encoding IS1634 family transposase: MTRRCINPDSVRACAVSRDSHAGSTPLSLDVLYAVLDVLCEYKDELVEHLGRFFRKRTTRKDDVACYDVTTYSFESTKWGELRLFGFSKDHKNNEVQVVMGLLIDNNGIPIDYELFPGNTMDQNTLRESVGRLRALYGLGEITVVADRGMNSSDNLLFLTGNGYHFVISYTLKRSSAEFRQAVLGSEVPWEVERYDPQTGELEYASKVLHQKVAAKIELTEEELRPILEERKQKRMRGRAPKYRTAEVDACIHVTYSAKRARNDFSNRMRILERLAKKLDNPSSIRAAIRKGGNQYLQIDLDGQEFSIDEGRVTEAARYDGYYAVVTDRLDLGTEEVMAIYRGQWKIEESFRVLKTDLRARPVFVWTDEHVKGHFVMCYLALAMIRYLQYLMGEEGWKEVLSAEEIMDALRKPQVVVQGSYPDVIATPINVSQEYLDMARLLKMKELRQNMTLTQFRSATKLDLNKNLGRI; encoded by the coding sequence GTGACCCGCAGGTGCATCAACCCCGACAGTGTACGCGCCTGCGCCGTGAGCAGGGACAGCCATGCCGGCTCGACGCCGCTGTCGCTGGATGTCCTGTATGCCGTGCTGGACGTGCTTTGCGAATACAAGGACGAGCTGGTCGAGCATCTGGGACGGTTCTTCAGGAAGCGGACGACCAGGAAGGACGACGTTGCCTGCTACGATGTGACCACCTACAGCTTCGAGAGCACCAAGTGGGGGGAGCTGAGGCTCTTCGGCTTCTCCAAGGACCACAAGAACAACGAGGTGCAGGTGGTGATGGGGCTGCTGATAGACAACAACGGCATACCCATAGACTATGAATTGTTCCCCGGCAACACGATGGACCAGAACACCCTGCGCGAATCGGTGGGGAGGCTGCGTGCCCTGTACGGCCTGGGGGAGATCACCGTGGTTGCGGACCGGGGGATGAACAGCAGCGACAACCTGCTGTTCCTGACGGGCAACGGGTACCACTTCGTCATCAGCTATACGCTCAAGCGCAGCAGCGCTGAGTTCAGGCAAGCGGTCCTGGGCAGCGAGGTCCCCTGGGAGGTCGAGCGGTACGACCCGCAGACCGGGGAATTGGAGTATGCCTCCAAGGTGCTGCACCAGAAGGTGGCGGCAAAGATCGAGCTGACCGAAGAGGAGCTCAGGCCGATCCTGGAAGAGCGCAAGCAAAAGAGGATGCGCGGGCGCGCGCCCAAGTACAGGACGGCCGAGGTGGATGCCTGCATCCACGTCACCTACTCGGCCAAGCGTGCAAGGAACGACTTCTCCAACCGGATGAGGATCCTTGAGCGCCTTGCGAAGAAACTGGACAATCCCTCCTCCATCCGTGCCGCGATCCGCAAGGGGGGGAACCAATACCTGCAGATCGATCTGGACGGGCAGGAGTTCTCCATAGACGAGGGGCGGGTGACCGAGGCGGCACGCTACGACGGCTATTATGCGGTGGTTACCGACCGCCTGGACCTGGGCACCGAGGAGGTGATGGCGATCTACCGGGGCCAATGGAAGATAGAGGAAAGCTTCAGGGTGCTGAAGACCGACCTCAGGGCCCGGCCGGTGTTCGTGTGGACGGATGAGCACGTCAAGGGCCACTTTGTCATGTGCTACCTTGCCTTGGCCATGATCCGCTACCTCCAATACCTGATGGGGGAGGAAGGCTGGAAGGAAGTCCTTTCCGCCGAGGAGATCATGGATGCACTGAGGAAACCACAGGTGGTCGTGCAGGGATCCTATCCCGATGTCATAGCTACCCCGATCAATGTCAGCCAGGAGTACCTGGACATGGCGAGGCTCCTGAAGATGAAAGAGCTCCGCCAAAACATGACGCTTACACAGTTCCGCTCAGCCACGAAGCTTGACCTGAACAAGAACCTGGGCCGGATTTAG